The Phocoena sinus isolate mPhoSin1 chromosome 17, mPhoSin1.pri, whole genome shotgun sequence genome contains a region encoding:
- the KCNS2 gene encoding potassium voltage-gated channel subfamily S member 2, with product MTGQSLWDLSEANVEDGEIRINVGGFKKRLRSHTLLRFPETRLGRLLLCHSREAILELCDDYDDVQREFYFDRNPELFPYVLHFYHTGKLHVMAELCVFSFSQEIEYWGINEFFIDSCCSYSYHGRKVEPEQEKWDEQSDQESTTSSFDEILAFYNDASKFDGQPLGNFRRQLWLALDNPGYSVLSRVFSVLSILVVLGSIITMCLNSLPDFQIPDSQGKPGEDPRFEIVEHFGIAWFTFELMARFAVAPDFLKFFKNALNLIDLMSIVPFYITLVVNLVVESTPTLANLGRVAQVLRLMRIFRILKLARHSTGLRSLGATLKYSYKEVGLLLLYLSVGISIFSVVAYTIEKEENEGLATIPACWWWATVSMTTVGYGDVVPGTTAGKLTASACILAGILVVVLPITLIFNKFSHFYRRQKQLESAMRSCDFGDGMKEVPSVNLRDYYAHKVKSLMASLTSMSRSSPSELSLNDSLH from the coding sequence ATGACTGGCCAGAGCCTGTGGGACCTGTCGGAGGCCAACGTCGAGGATGGAGAGATCCGCATCAACGTAGGCGGCTTTAAGAAGCGGCTGCGCTCGCACACGCTGCTGCGCTTCCCCGAGACGCGCCTGGGCCGCCTGCTGCTCTGCCACTCGCGCGAGGCCATTCTGGAGCTCTGCGACGACTATGACGACGTCCAGCGTGAGTTCTACTTTGACCGCAACCCCGAGCTCTTCCCCTACGTGCTACATTTCTACCACACCGGCAAGCTCCACGTCATGGCGGAGCTGTGCGTCTTCTCCTTCAGCCAGGAGATAGAGTACTGGGGCATCAACGAGTTCTTCATCGACTCCTGCTGCAGCTACAGCTACCACGGCCGCAAAGTGGAGCCCGAACAGGAGAAGTGGGACGAGCAGAGCGACCAGGAGAGCACCACGTCCTCCTTCGATGAGATCCTGGCCTTCTACAACGATGCATCCAAGTTCGATGGGCAGCCCCTGGGCAACTTCCGCAGACAGCTGTGGCTGGCGCTGGACAACCCCGGCTACTCGGTCCTGAGCAGGGTCTTCAGCGTCCTGTCCATCCTCGTGGTGTTGGGGTCCATCATCACCATGTGTCTCAATAGCCTGCCGGACTTCCAAATCCCTGACAGCCAGGGCAAACCTGGTGAGGACCCCAGGTTCGAAATCGTGGAGCACTTTGGCATCGCCTGGTTCACATTTGAGTTGATGGCCAGGTTTGCTGTGGCCCCTGACTTCCTCAAGTTTTTCAAGAATGCCCTAAACCTGATCGACCTCATGTCCATCGTCCCCTTTTACATCACTCTGGTGGTAAACCTGGTTGTGGAGAGCACACCTACCTTGGCTAACCTGGGCAGGGTGGCCCAGGTCCTCAGGCTGATGCGGATTTTCCGCATCTTAAAGCTGGCCAGACACTCCACTGGCCTCCGCTCCCTGGGGGCCACACTTAAATACAGCTACAAAGAAGTGGGGCTGCTTTTGCTCTACCTCTCTGTGGGGATTTCCATCTTCTCCGTAGTGGCCTACACTATCGAAAAGGAGGAGAATGAGGGCCTGGCCACCATCCCCGCTTGCTGGTGGTGGGCCACCGTCAGTATGACCACTGTAGGGTATGGGGATGTGGTCCCAGGGACCACGGCAGGGAAGCTGACCGCCTCTGCCTGCATCTTGGCGGGTATCCTAGTGGTGGTACTGCCCATCACCTTGATCTTCAATAAGTTCTCCCACTTTTATCGGCGCCAAAAGCAACTCGAGAGCGCCATGCGCAGCTGTGACTTTGGGGATGGAATGAAGGAGGTCCCTTCCGTCAACTTAAGGGACTACTACGCCCATAAAGTTAAATCCCTCATGGCGAGCCTGACAAGCATGAGCAGGAGCTCGCCAAGCGAACTAAGTTTAAATGATTCCCTGCATTAG